The window CCAGTCATTCGGGCCTGAAGCAAGGGGAAGTTCCTGCAGTTCACAGATAATTGTTTCAGATGAAAGGATACTCTATCCCTATGTGTCAGTTCCTCAGATTATGGTTATTATGAGCCAGGAAGCTTATACAAAATTTTCTCCCCAGATTGCTCCGAAGGGTACAATGCTGATTGAAGAAGAACTCGTAACAGTTTCAAACCTTCCCGAAACTGTTAAACTTTTTGGAATCCCAGCAACGAGAATAGCAGAAGAACTTGGAAGAAA of the bacterium genome contains:
- a CDS encoding 2-oxoacid:acceptor oxidoreductase family protein — protein: MVKTEIKVGGFGGQGVILAGYIIGKAASIFDNKFATMTQSFGPEARGSSCSSQIIVSDERILYPYVSVPQIMVIMSQEAYTKFSPQIAPKGTMLIEEELVTVSNLPETVKLFGIPATRIAEELGR